One part of the Bacteroidota bacterium genome encodes these proteins:
- the coaE gene encoding dephospho-CoA kinase (Dephospho-CoA kinase (CoaE) performs the final step in coenzyme A biosynthesis.), with amino-acid sequence MKNPRRSPRLSRKRGDSLLVSPGRPLRVGVTGGIGSGKSTVCGLLAAMGRPVLSADDIARGLTDTNNEIQSAIRETFGSTVFLPNGLVDRKALASVVFNNRSLRKTLDAIIHPYVFSAIDVAIGQFDAAVRYVVIEAALIYETGMDKRLDYVVMVNAAEKTRIVRVMSRDNIAREAVEARIRAQMDVKKKVTLADFVIDNDGSENELASRVKFLDTLLSLMNPAKK; translated from the coding sequence ATGAAGAATCCTCGCCGTTCCCCGCGTTTGTCACGGAAGCGCGGGGACTCTCTTTTAGTCTCTCCCGGGAGGCCTCTTCGTGTAGGTGTTACAGGCGGGATCGGAAGCGGCAAATCTACCGTCTGCGGGTTGCTTGCAGCAATGGGGCGACCGGTGCTGTCGGCCGATGATATCGCAAGGGGTCTTACCGATACCAACAACGAAATACAATCCGCAATACGGGAAACGTTCGGAAGTACCGTGTTCCTTCCCAACGGACTGGTTGATCGCAAAGCGCTCGCCTCCGTTGTCTTCAACAATCGTTCTCTGCGCAAGACTCTCGACGCAATCATCCACCCGTATGTGTTCTCGGCCATTGATGTGGCAATCGGGCAGTTTGATGCTGCCGTTCGCTATGTGGTTATCGAAGCTGCCCTGATTTATGAGACTGGAATGGATAAACGGCTTGACTACGTCGTGATGGTGAATGCCGCGGAGAAAACACGTATCGTACGAGTGATGTCGCGGGACAACATTGCACGCGAAGCGGTTGAAGCACGAATACGCGCTCAAATGGATGTGAAGAAGAAGGTCACGCTCGCCGATTTTGTGATCGACAATGACGGATCGGAAAATGAACTTGCTTCGCGTGTGAAATTTCTTGATACGTTACTCTCACTGATGAATCCCGCGAAGAAATGA